From Zea mays cultivar B73 chromosome 3, Zm-B73-REFERENCE-NAM-5.0, whole genome shotgun sequence:
ACGTCTACGTCCACGCCGACCCGGCTGCGGCGTTCGCCCTCCCGCCCACGCCCTCCTTCCGCGGCCGCGTAATCCGGGGGAAGGCCACCCAGCGCGCCTCCGCCACGCTCATCTCCGCCGCGCGCCGCCTCCTCGCCACCGCGCTGCTCGACGACCCGGCCAACCACTTCTTCGCGATGCTCTCCCAGTCCTGCGTCCCGCTGCGGCCCTTCCCGGCCCTCTACCGCACGCTCACCGCTGACACTGCCGGCCCGCGCGGCCGCCACCGCAGCTTCATCGAGATCCTCGACGCCGAGCCCACTCTGCACGACCGCTACTACGCGCGCGGCGACGACGCCATGCTCCCGGAGGTGCCCTACGAGAGCTTCCGCGTCGGCTCCCAGTTCTTCGTGCTCACCAGGAGGCACGCTGTCATGGTGGTCAGGGACAGGAGGCTTTGGAACAAGTTCAAGCTGCCGTGTCTCGTCAAGAGGAAGCACTCGTGCTACCCGGAGGAGCACTACTTCCCGACGCTGCTGGACATGCAGGACCCCGCAGGATGCACCAAGTTCACGCTCACCAGGGTGAACTGGACCGACTCCTTTGACGGCCACCCGCACACGTACCAGCCGGAGGAGGTGTCCCCGGAGCTCATCAGGGACCTCAGGAAGTCCAATGGCACATACTCCCACATGTTTGCGCGCAAATTCGCGCCTGGATGCCTTGCGCCGCTCATGGAGATTGCCGACTCTGTCATTCTCCGTGACTAGGCTGCTTCTTAGCATCCCTCCGTTTGCATTGCACGACCGGAAGAGCTGAGGTAAATAACGTCCTGCATTTGTTCCAGTTTCTACTGTGCCAAGTTTCGTTAGGTTGCAATGGAAAACAGAGAGCACGGATAGGAAATTGATCATAATCAGGGGGTGTGTTTGATTCAAATAAATCCTTTCAACTGACTTACAGAAACGTTATTAACCTCTCATATTAAGACTGTAGAGTGCGGTAGTGCCTTACCACCTTACGTATTCACACAAAAAACTTTTGGAACCGTTAACTTGCAAGAGTAATAGCTTAGTAATTGTATTAAGTTGGGCATTTCATATTTGGTTGCATCTGGGTTTATTTGCTTCAATGCATATATTTCGTAAACAAAACAGATAGTTGTAGGATGTTACCTTACTTCTTCACATTCACATGCTTGCAGACTGTTTAGCCTGTAGAAGAACATAACGTAGTATTAACTCTGATAGCATGCAGAAGATTGCAAGACCATATTTGCCGCTGTAtggcccatttcttggtcttaagCTGGGGGGTCATGGATCAGGTTCATGAAAAGAATATAACGGAAATTTCGTATTCCCCTGCAGGGTTGTGATGTGATGAACAAGCGTAAGCTGACCCCATCCATCCCCCCTTTGGAATTCTTCAGCACCGAACCTACCTTGTTCTTCTGCACCTGCAGTTGCTCTTTGGCAAAAGATCGATGCCACGCCTCGGAGGGTACGGTGGCTGTGGCAGTGTCTGTGTCTGTGCCGACGGGCCCCGCGCTGCCTCTTGTGAGTATGTTCTTTTT
This genomic window contains:
- the LOC103650268 gene encoding glycosyltransferase BC10; translation: MAPPYVLSLLLLLVLSVPAVFLVAPRLIPPRALPAIPDADETEDLALFRRAVLLSAAPSSKAGAGPASPSRFFGAAHRRQRKQKVAFLFLTNSDLVFAPLWERFFAGHHGLLNVYVHADPAAAFALPPTPSFRGRVIRGKATQRASATLISAARRLLATALLDDPANHFFAMLSQSCVPLRPFPALYRTLTADTAGPRGRHRSFIEILDAEPTLHDRYYARGDDAMLPEVPYESFRVGSQFFVLTRRHAVMVVRDRRLWNKFKLPCLVKRKHSCYPEEHYFPTLLDMQDPAGCTKFTLTRVNWTDSFDGHPHTYQPEEVSPELIRDLRKSNGTYSHMFARKFAPGCLAPLMEIADSVILRD